The Penicillium oxalicum strain HP7-1 chromosome IV, whole genome shotgun sequence genome contains a region encoding:
- a CDS encoding Mannan polymerase II complex ANP1 subunit, protein MNRHYASPKGQSFPFSIPSNRFQPRPQPAFRRRRQLFHRLLLLGSVSILLFLFIFPSWRAALLPAISLGLVNSSEDLHHLQTVRYYDLSEMQGTEKGWERGERVLMLTPLRDASSHLPMFFSHLRNLTYPHNLIDLAFLVSDSRDDTMDMLSRMLQEVQNDPDPSMSFGEISVIQKDFGQKVQQDVESRHGFEAQASRRKLMAQARNWLLSATLRPTHSWVYWRDADVETAPVTIIEDLMRHNKDVTVPNVWRPLPDWLGGEQPYDLNSWQESETALALAESLDEDAVIVEGYAEYATWRPHLAYLRDPYGDPDMEMELDGIGGVSILAKARVFRSGVHFPAFSFERHAETEGFGKMAKRMNFSVIGLPHYTIWHLYEPSLDDLRHMEEMDREREAREEEERRKQSAEQKRSKETADSDHSTGPESTSAEDSA, encoded by the exons ATGAACAGGCACTACGCCTCCCCCAAGGGCCAGtcctttcccttctccatccCGTCGAATCG CTTTCAACCGCGCCCGCAGCCCGCTTTTCGCCGACGACGCCAGCTTTTCCACCGActgcttcttctcggcagcgtatccatcctcctctttctcttcataTTCCCGTCCTGGCGCGCGGCCCTTCTTCCCGCGATTTCTCTCGGTCTCGTCAACAGCTCCGAAGAcctccatcacctccaaACAGTCCGCTACTATGACCTCTCAGAAATGCAAGGTACGGAAAAGGGTTGGGAGCGCGGCGAGCGGGTCCTGATGCTCACGCCGCTTCGTGATGCGTCGTCCCATCTGCCCATGTTCTTTTCGCATCTGCGAAATTTGACGTATCCCCATAATCTGATCgacttggcctttttggtATCGGATTCACGGGATGACACGATGGACATGCTGTCACGTATGCTGCAAGAAGTACAGAACGACCCCGATCCAAGTATGAGCTTTGGCGAAATCTCGGTCATCCAGAAGGATTTTGGTCAAAAGGTCCAGCAGGACGTGGAGAGTCGACATGGCTTTGAGGCCCAGGCCAGTCGGCGCAAACTCATGGCGCAAGCCCGCAATTGGCTGCTCAGTGCCACACTGCGTCCCACCCACAGCTGGGTCTATTGGCGCGATGCAGATGTCGAGACGGCACCGGTCACGATTATTGAGGATCTGATGCGGCATAATAAGGACGTGACGGTACCGA ACGTCTGGCGCCCGCTTCCGGATTGGCTGGGCGGGGAACAACCGTACGATTTGAACTCGTGGCAAGAGTCGGAAACGGCCCTGGCCCTGGCCGAGAGCTTGGACGAAGATGCGGTCATTGTGGAGGGATATGCAGAGTATGCGACGTGGCGGCCTCATCTGGCCTACCTTCGCGATCCCTACGGAGATCCTGAtatggagatggaattggATGGCATTGGCGGTGTCAGCATTTTGGCCAAGGCTCGCGTTTTCCGCTCTGGAGTCCATTTCCCAGCCTTTAGCTTTGAACGACACGCTGAGACTGAAGGCTTTGGCAAG ATGGCCAAACGCATGAACTTTTCAGTGATTGGTCTTCCACATTACACCATTTGGCACTTGTACGAGCCCAGCCTAGACGACTTGCGCCAtatggaagagatggaccGTGAGCGCGAGGCCcgcgaagaggaggagcgaCGAAAACAATCTGCAGAGCAGAAGAGGAGCAAAGAAACTGCGGATTCCGATCATTCAACTGGCCCCGAGTCCACTTCCGCTGAAGACTCTGCTTGA